The stretch of DNA ACAGCTAACTCATTGGGAGAGAtcgtgattccaacttatgcaagAGGAATCAACAAACAGGTGAGATAATTGGTCATAGAAGCCAGCACAGAGCAAATTAAGGCAGTATTACAGCTGGAGTCACCAGAAAAGCTGAAAGACGTGCAAAGGCTAGCAGGTAAGGTGGCAGCCTTGAGCAGGTTCATCTCGAGATCCTCAGACAAATGTAGACTATTCTACGACATACTAAGGAAGAGCCAGAGATTCGAATGGACTGTAGAGCATGAGCAAGCATTTAGGGAGGTGAAGCCTTACCTCAGCACCCCACCGTTACTATCAAAACCAGAACCGGGGGAACCGTTGTTCCTTTATCTAGCAGTCACGGAGGTAGTAGTAAGCGCGGCTCTAGTTAGGGAGCAGGATAAGGAACAAAacccagtctactatgtaagcaagtctctgctaccagcagagaccaggtacacatctctcgaaAAACTGGTACTAGCACTTGTAATTGCATCTTACAAACTGTGCCGTTACTTTGAATCCCATACCATACACGTTGTAACTAACTACCCGCTAAAATATATAATGAGAAAGCCTGAGTTTCCAGGAAGAATCTCGAAATGGTCCGTGCACCTTAGTGGGTATGACATTAGGTATGATCCGATAACGGCGATAAAATCACAGGCACTGGCAGATTTCGTATCAGATTTCAGTAcagccatccaaaatctggcagacAAAGAAATCTTAACCCTCAAAGGGGATAAGGAagcagaagtctggcagatgcacattGATGGTGCCTCCAATCAAAGAGGAGCAGGGGTAGGCCTGATCTTGCGGTCCCCGCACGGGGATCTGATAGCACAAGCGTTCCGTTGTGAATTTAAGGCAACTAACAACGAAACAGAGTACGAAGCCTTGTtactaggaatgcagctagctctAGAGTTAGGAGTCAGAAACCTAGAGGTATATGGCGACTCATTGCTCATAGTGAACCATATGAATGATGAATATGTGGCCAGGgattcaaagatgatagcctACCTAAAAGTAGTAAAGGAGCTTAAGCAAAAATTCAAAGATTGCAAGCTCAAGTAGATCCCTAGAGACCTGAATGTGGAGGCTGACGCTCTAGCTCccctgggggcaaccttcaaacCAACAGAGCTGACTAGCATCCCCATCGCGCATGTATTGGAACCATCAATACAAAAAGTAGAAGAAGTAGACAGAGGAGAGCTAGAAGAACAGCCAAAGGGAGCAGCAGTTCTGTCAAATACAGATGACTAGTCAGCTGACCCGGATTCGCGTCTGCCTTACTTTGACTGGCTAAAACACGGCAAACTGCCAGATGATAAAAAAGTGGTAAGAGGTTGTaaa from Silene latifolia isolate original U9 population chromosome 10, ASM4854445v1, whole genome shotgun sequence encodes:
- the LOC141607901 gene encoding uncharacterized protein LOC141607901 — translated: MGFSKKDLQKKTIPLVGFGETANSLGEIVIPTYARGINKQALADFVSDFSTAIQNLADKEILTLKGDKEAEVWQMHIDGASNQRGAGVGLILRSPHGDLIAQAFRCEFKATNNETEYEALLLGMQLALELGVRNLEVYGDSLLIVNHMNDEYVARDSKMIAYLKVVKELKQKFKDCKLK